The following are encoded together in the Zingiber officinale cultivar Zhangliang chromosome 8A, Zo_v1.1, whole genome shotgun sequence genome:
- the LOC122012395 gene encoding uncharacterized protein LOC122012395 yields the protein MGDDDDVEEPENEPEAVRKEPTIEKPTPVSAPPKDAERQLSKKELKKKEMAELDALLHEMGIANKDNNIVQNETADKKQLEQSSEGEKKESVGAPSDNRILKKKKSKKEKSSKEQEEHDQK from the exons AtgggtgatgatgatgatgttgaggAACCTGAAAATGAACCTGAGGCTGTTAGGAAAGAACCAACCATTGAGAAACCTACTCCTGTTTCAGCACCACCCAAAGATGCTGAAAGGCAACTGTCAAAGAAGGAgcttaagaaaaaggaaatggcAGAGTTGGATGCACTTCTACATGAAATGGGCATTGCAAATAAAGATAATAATATTGTACAAAATGAGACAGCTG ACAAGAAGCAACTGGAGCAAAGTAGTgaaggggagaagaaagaaagtgtTGGTGCTCCTTCAGATAATAGaatcttaaagaagaagaaatccaagaaagaaaaatCATCAAAGGAACAGGAAGAGCATGATCAGAAATAg
- the LOC122009915 gene encoding U-box domain-containing protein 30-like: MPQYQQHASWKLEGGGQIMDLETAVKDGILGGGGGGGGLLPGKDATLVPVAEKPNLRNMIEELYSEVENVPSVFICPISLEPMVDPVTLITGQTYERANILKWFSMGHLTCPTTMQELWDDAVTPNRTLYQLINAWFSQRYLQMKKRSENVQGRATELIQTLKKAKGQARVQALKELHKIVVAHAPVNTSVVDFAGVTLLSCLLGPFTSHAVGSEVIAIIVNLTLDSDTKANLMQPAKISLVVDLLNEGTIDTKINCTRLIEMLMWERSFRSEVVSSWSLLVALLRLVKDKRHPNGVAAGLSLLKDIGSHEQVRSLMVSIGAVPQLAELLSNPKWELKFIEPALQILDDLSTIPDGLLALKDCHQIIPTAVRLLMHASEACTHHALSILWAVCKLALDECAFLAVEAGLAAKLLLVLQSGCNPEMKQRAAELLKLCSHNYSPTVFISKCKLTRTMQ, from the coding sequence ATGCCACAGTACCAGCAACACGCTTCGTGGAAGTTGGAGGGCGGCGGCCAGATCATGGATCTGGAGACTGCCGTCAAAGACGGGATACTGGGTGGCGGAGGCGGGGGTGGAGGCCTCCTGCCTGGGAAAGATGCCACCTTGGTGCCTGTCGCTGAGAAGCCTAACCTCAGGAACATGATCGAGGAGCTCTATTCGGAGGTGGAGAATGTGCCTTCAGTGTTTATCTGCCCGATCTCCCTCGAGCCCATGGTTGATCCCGTCACCCTCATCACTGGCCAGACCTATGAGCGCGCCAACATCCTCAAGTGGTTCTCTATGGGGCACCTCACCTGCCCCACGACGATGCAGGAGCTCTGGGACGACGCCGTCACTCCCAACCGGACCCTTTACCAGCTGATCAACGCCTGGTTCTCGCAGCGCTACCTCCAAATGAAGAAGCGGTCCGAAAACGTGCAGGGTCGCGCCACCGAGCTCATCCAAACCCTGAAAAAGGCCAAGGGGCAGGCCAGAGTTCAAGCCCTCAAGGAGCTCCACAAGATCGTAGTCGCCCATGCACCTGTCAACACGTCCGTGGTGGACTTTGCCGGAGTAACGCTTCTCTCTTGTCTCCTTGGCCCCTTCACCTCTCATGCTGTTGGCTCCGAGGTGATTGCTATTATCGTCAATCTCACCTTGGATTCAGATACAAAGGCTAATTTGATGCAGCCGGCAAAGATCTCACTCGTTGTGGACTTGCTAAACGAAGGGACAATTGATACCAAGATCAACTGCACCAGGTTGATCGAAATGCTAATGTGGGAGAGAAGTTTCCGGTCAGAGGTGGTGTCAAGTTGGAGCCTTTTGGTTGCTTTATTGCGATTGGTGAAGGACAAGCGACATCCAAATGGAGTTGCAGCAGGACTCAGCTTGCTCAAGGATATTGGCTCTCATGAGCAAGTTCGCAGCTTAATGGTGAGCATTGGAGCAGTCCCACAGCTTGCTGAGCTGTTGTCCAACCCGAAATGGGAGCTGAAGTTTATAGAACCAGCATTGCAGATCTTGGACGATCTTTCAACTATACCTGATGGGTTGTTAGCGTTGAAGGATTGCCATCAGATCATCCCTACAGCAGTGAGGCTCTTGATGCATGCCTCTGAAGCTTGCACTCATCATGCATTGTCTATATTGTGGGCCGTCTGTAAGCTTGCCCTCGATGAGTGTGCTTTCCTTGCTGTTGAGGCTGGGTTGGCCGCAAAACTACTGCTTGTCCTCCAGAGTGGTTGCAATCCGGAAATGAAGCAACGGGCCGCTGAGCTATTGAAGCTCTGTAGCCACAATTACTCTCCGACCGTCTTCATCTCGAAGTGCAAGCTGACGAGAACAATGCAATGA